The following coding sequences are from one Lujinxingia vulgaris window:
- a CDS encoding alginate export family protein, with translation MSASHRIGFLVLIVVWTMTLPGLAGAQEGGEGAAEAAPGARSEPEQATSWSLSARVRPRVEARFNHHFGLAADELNYGGQPDEADVFSQQTRVGLKVARGRLSGRLTLQHSAAWGDFGGDSLTAPPLALYQGWVRFEATETFFADVGRFELAYGDQRVLGSVGWSQVGRAWDGVRLGLRPGGGVAVDAFAARYQDGAGGFLDDDAYLSGVYASMGGMEAPLLREVDVYVLYDARLGREPSAEGAGDGAARRNLVMLGSRLEGAAADARLTLEGGYQLGSVCAPEALASARCQDEGADIGAFFFDSTLSYALGVFTPFVGFSLASGDDPESADVEAYNHLYPTAHAFMGYMDLIGARTNIRELRAGLRFEGEGLNAELVAHDFTRQQPSTERVGLEINAQVAARFGDGFSLGAGHGLFVPDQGVSNSEAAPQGVANWTYLQAVGSF, from the coding sequence ATGAGCGCATCGCATCGCATTGGATTCCTCGTTTTGATCGTGGTTTGGACGATGACGTTGCCGGGGCTGGCGGGTGCTCAGGAGGGCGGCGAGGGCGCTGCGGAGGCGGCGCCTGGGGCGCGGTCCGAGCCTGAGCAGGCGACCTCCTGGAGTTTGTCGGCTCGCGTGCGGCCTCGCGTGGAGGCGCGTTTCAACCACCACTTCGGGCTGGCGGCCGACGAGCTGAACTACGGCGGCCAGCCGGATGAGGCGGATGTATTCAGTCAGCAGACGCGGGTGGGGCTGAAGGTGGCGCGGGGGCGACTCAGCGGGCGCCTGACCCTGCAGCATAGTGCGGCTTGGGGGGACTTTGGTGGGGACAGCCTGACGGCTCCGCCGCTGGCGCTTTATCAGGGGTGGGTGCGTTTTGAGGCGACGGAGACTTTTTTTGCGGACGTGGGGCGCTTCGAGTTGGCGTATGGGGATCAGCGTGTGCTGGGGAGTGTGGGGTGGAGTCAGGTGGGTCGGGCGTGGGACGGTGTGCGGCTGGGGTTGCGGCCTGGCGGCGGTGTGGCCGTCGATGCTTTTGCGGCGCGGTATCAGGATGGCGCCGGAGGTTTTCTTGACGACGACGCCTACCTCTCGGGGGTGTACGCCTCCATGGGAGGGATGGAGGCGCCGCTGCTTCGCGAGGTGGATGTTTACGTGCTCTACGACGCCCGACTCGGCCGTGAACCCAGCGCCGAGGGTGCCGGAGATGGTGCCGCACGTCGTAACCTTGTCATGCTCGGGAGCCGACTCGAGGGTGCAGCCGCCGACGCCCGGCTCACCCTGGAGGGGGGCTACCAGCTGGGTTCGGTGTGCGCCCCCGAGGCTCTTGCCAGCGCCAGGTGTCAGGACGAAGGTGCAGACATCGGCGCCTTCTTCTTCGACAGCACGTTGAGCTACGCGCTGGGTGTGTTTACGCCCTTCGTAGGGTTCTCTCTGGCGAGTGGTGACGACCCTGAGTCTGCCGACGTGGAAGCGTACAATCACCTCTACCCCACGGCGCACGCCTTCATGGGGTATATGGATCTTATCGGTGCGCGCACCAACATCCGGGAGCTTCGTGCGGGGCTGCGCTTTGAGGGGGAGGGGCTGAACGCGGAGCTCGTCGCGCATGACTTCACCCGGCAGCAACCCAGCACCGAACGCGTCGGTCTGGAGATCAACGCGCAGGTGGCCGCAAGGTTTGGCGATGGCTTTAGTCTCGGGGCGGGGCACGGACTTTTTGTTCCCGACCAGGGCGTCTCCAATTCGGAGGCGGCACCGCAGGGGGTGGCGAACTGGACGTACCTGCAGGCGGTGGGTTCTTTTTAG
- a CDS encoding CBS domain-containing protein, giving the protein MNIYDIMTSEPACCSPNDSITRAAKLMRDCDCGLIPVVATNGHQNPIGVITDRDIVCRLIAEGKDLNNCTVGDAMTSTVITVEHAAPLENAINLMESNQLRRLVVVDDSGDVCGVISQADIARQANHTQTGEVVQSVSTPSSSSHALH; this is encoded by the coding sequence ATGAACATCTACGACATCATGACCTCCGAGCCCGCCTGCTGCTCACCGAACGACTCCATCACCAGAGCCGCAAAGCTGATGCGCGACTGCGACTGCGGCCTGATCCCCGTCGTCGCCACCAACGGCCACCAGAACCCCATCGGCGTCATCACCGACCGCGACATCGTCTGCCGCCTCATCGCCGAGGGCAAAGACCTCAACAACTGCACCGTCGGCGACGCCATGACCTCCACCGTCATCACCGTCGAGCACGCCGCCCCGCTGGAAAACGCCATCAACTTGATGGAGAGCAACCAGCTCCGCCGCCTGGTCGTCGTCGACGATAGCGGCGACGTCTGCGGCGTCATCTCCCAGGCCGACATCGCCCGCCAGGCCAACCACACCCAGACCGGCGAAGTCGTCCAGAGTGTGTCGACTCCCTCCTCCAGCTCCCACGCCCTTCACTAA
- a CDS encoding SDR family NAD(P)-dependent oxidoreductase, whose product MDDLKKKLDAASDLMEQLIEDRGLLADIDEPTQRRFLIAAGRVSHPSKHARRALARARQRSKRDQERDEDQALLDQTGIRQLRDKPIFETPRRRAEFEGRPHELPAPYEAPTSEPIGQTNNERICYVCRASYTEVHHFYDQMCLECGDFNFEKRSQTADLRGRVALITGARVKIGYQAAIMLLRAGARVIALTRFPNDAARRYAAEADFEEWKDRLEIYGLDLRHTPGVEVFCRHLLDHLPRLDYIVNNACQTVRRPTGFYEHLMQGELSSDDLGSEVRRLVGRVERDDQLPEGAALTKPGASSALLSQVELLAEDRERGHHLFPRGQLDADLQQVDLRRVNSWRLKLDEVSAVELLEVQLVNAVAPFILNARLKPLMEAVPTHDKHIVNVSAMEGQFYRIFKTDRHPHTNMAKAALNMMTRTSAADYIESGIHMNSVDTGWVTDEDPAEHARKKREMHRFHPPLDIVDGAARIIDPIFDGANTGNHVWGLFLKDYKPTDW is encoded by the coding sequence ATGGACGATCTCAAGAAAAAACTCGACGCCGCCTCAGACCTCATGGAGCAACTCATTGAGGATCGCGGGCTATTGGCCGACATCGACGAACCCACCCAGCGCCGTTTTCTCATCGCGGCGGGGCGAGTCTCTCACCCCTCGAAGCACGCGCGGCGAGCGCTTGCGAGGGCGAGGCAGCGTAGCAAAAGGGATCAGGAGCGCGATGAGGATCAGGCGCTTCTGGACCAGACGGGCATCCGCCAGCTGCGTGACAAGCCCATCTTCGAGACCCCGCGCCGCCGCGCGGAGTTTGAGGGGCGCCCCCACGAGCTACCCGCGCCTTACGAAGCGCCCACCAGTGAGCCCATTGGCCAGACCAACAACGAGCGCATCTGCTACGTCTGCCGTGCGAGCTACACCGAGGTGCATCACTTCTACGACCAGATGTGTCTGGAGTGCGGCGACTTCAACTTTGAAAAACGCTCGCAGACCGCGGACCTTCGCGGACGCGTCGCGCTCATCACCGGAGCGCGCGTCAAGATCGGCTACCAGGCCGCCATCATGCTCCTGCGCGCCGGCGCCCGCGTCATCGCGCTGACCCGCTTTCCCAACGATGCCGCGCGCCGTTACGCGGCCGAAGCGGACTTTGAGGAGTGGAAAGATCGCCTGGAGATCTACGGCCTGGACCTTCGCCACACCCCGGGCGTCGAGGTTTTCTGCCGCCACCTCCTCGACCACCTCCCGCGCCTGGACTACATCGTCAACAACGCCTGCCAGACGGTGCGCCGCCCGACCGGCTTCTACGAGCACCTGATGCAGGGCGAGCTCTCCAGCGACGACCTCGGCTCCGAGGTGCGCCGGCTGGTGGGGCGAGTGGAGCGTGATGACCAGCTCCCGGAAGGGGCGGCGTTGACGAAGCCGGGGGCTTCCAGTGCGCTCTTGAGTCAGGTGGAACTTCTGGCTGAAGATCGCGAGCGCGGCCACCACCTCTTCCCCAGAGGTCAGCTCGACGCCGACCTCCAGCAGGTGGACCTGCGCCGGGTGAACTCCTGGCGGCTGAAGCTCGACGAGGTCAGCGCGGTGGAGCTTCTCGAGGTTCAGCTCGTCAACGCCGTGGCCCCCTTTATTCTCAACGCGCGGCTGAAGCCCTTGATGGAGGCCGTGCCGACCCACGACAAGCACATCGTCAATGTCAGTGCGATGGAGGGCCAGTTCTACCGCATCTTCAAGACGGACCGGCACCCCCACACCAACATGGCCAAAGCCGCGCTCAACATGATGACGCGCACCTCGGCCGCCGACTACATCGAGTCGGGCATCCACATGAACTCGGTGGATACGGGCTGGGTCACCGACGAGGATCCGGCCGAGCACGCCCGCAAAAAACGCGAGATGCACCGCTTCCACCCCCCGCTCGACATTGTCGACGGGGCTGCGCGCATCATCGACCCCATCTTCGACGGCGCCAACACCGGCAACCACGTCTGGGGACTCTTCCTCAAAGACTACAAACCCACCGACTGGTAA
- a CDS encoding flavodoxin family protein, with amino-acid sequence MAQTRDEACDPNQWDFSELRALFINCTLKRSPERSNTDVLMEVSRTIMRGAGVKVCSVRAVDHNLAPGVYPDMREKGWEEDDWPEIYKEVEAADILVLGSPIWLGERSSVCSRVIERLYAMSGMTNEKGQYVYYGKVGGCVITGNEDGIKHCSSGILYALQHLGYLVGPQADAGWVGEAGPGPSYGDEGSGGVSNAFTQRNTTFMTWNLLHMARMLKEAGGVPAWGNQRDLWDEGCDFGHPNPEYR; translated from the coding sequence ATGGCCCAGACACGCGATGAGGCATGCGACCCAAACCAGTGGGACTTCTCCGAGCTGCGTGCGCTCTTTATCAACTGCACGCTCAAACGCTCGCCGGAGCGCTCCAACACCGATGTGCTGATGGAAGTCTCGCGTACGATCATGCGCGGGGCCGGGGTGAAGGTCTGCAGCGTGCGCGCCGTCGATCACAACCTCGCGCCGGGGGTGTATCCGGATATGCGGGAGAAAGGCTGGGAGGAGGATGACTGGCCCGAGATCTACAAGGAGGTCGAGGCGGCCGATATCCTCGTGTTGGGATCGCCCATCTGGCTCGGGGAGCGCTCGTCGGTCTGCTCGAGGGTTATCGAACGCCTCTATGCGATGTCGGGGATGACCAACGAAAAGGGGCAGTACGTCTATTACGGCAAAGTTGGTGGGTGCGTGATCACCGGCAACGAAGATGGCATCAAACATTGCTCAAGCGGGATCCTCTACGCGTTGCAGCACCTGGGGTATCTGGTCGGACCCCAGGCCGACGCCGGCTGGGTGGGGGAGGCAGGGCCGGGGCCCTCCTACGGAGATGAGGGCTCGGGCGGGGTGAGCAACGCGTTCACGCAGCGGAACACCACGTTTATGACGTGGAACCTTCTGCATATGGCCAGGATGCTGAAGGAGGCCGGCGGGGTGCCGGCCTGGGGGAATCAGAGGGACTTGTGGGATGAGGGGTGTGATTTTGGGCATCCTAATCCCGAATATCGCTGA
- a CDS encoding PhnD/SsuA/transferrin family substrate-binding protein produces the protein MTQPLRVGGVPEHFNTPFYRAAERDLFADAPFDYSFTEYFGGTGQMLAALDAGELDVAVLLTEGVVTHIAKGGDATILGTYVTSPLVWGVHVHAEAPYASIEELRGQPFAISRPRSGSHIMAYVLAADHGWDPRSEMSFEQVGDLAGARTALAEGRGTAFMWEKFTTKPVVDSGEWRRVGTCATPWAPFVIVSRRDFARERADDLNTLFATLQTLTAEMTQEPEATIAEVVSRFGQRPEDAAAWLEQTTWAERPGIDQPDLSRVIDTLTDVGVLDAPLAPEEVLFPR, from the coding sequence ATGACCCAACCTCTCCGCGTCGGCGGCGTGCCCGAGCACTTCAACACCCCCTTCTACCGGGCTGCCGAACGCGACCTCTTCGCAGACGCCCCCTTCGACTACAGCTTCACCGAGTATTTTGGCGGCACCGGCCAGATGCTTGCCGCGCTCGACGCTGGCGAGTTGGATGTGGCGGTGCTCCTGACCGAAGGGGTGGTCACGCATATCGCCAAAGGTGGGGACGCGACCATCCTCGGCACCTACGTCACCTCCCCCCTGGTCTGGGGCGTGCACGTTCACGCCGAGGCTCCTTACGCCTCCATCGAGGAGCTGCGCGGCCAGCCCTTCGCCATCAGCCGACCGCGCTCCGGCTCGCATATCATGGCCTACGTGCTGGCGGCCGACCACGGCTGGGACCCGCGCAGCGAGATGAGCTTTGAGCAGGTCGGCGACCTGGCCGGCGCCCGCACCGCCCTGGCCGAAGGGCGCGGCACCGCCTTTATGTGGGAAAAGTTCACCACCAAGCCGGTGGTCGACTCCGGCGAATGGCGACGCGTGGGCACGTGTGCGACGCCCTGGGCGCCTTTTGTGATCGTGAGCCGCCGCGACTTCGCCCGCGAGCGCGCCGACGACCTCAACACCCTCTTTGCCACGCTTCAAACCCTGACCGCAGAGATGACGCAAGAGCCCGAGGCGACCATCGCCGAGGTCGTCTCTCGCTTCGGCCAGCGCCCCGAAGATGCGGCCGCCTGGCTTGAGCAGACCACCTGGGCGGAGCGCCCGGGCATCGACCAGCCCGACTTAAGCCGTGTCATCGACACGCTAACCGACGTCGGCGTCCTCGACGCCCCGCTGGCCCCCGAAGAGGTCCTCTTCCCGCGCTGA
- a CDS encoding aldo/keto reductase, whose product MTTYPTLKLRSGLSFPAFGLGTWKSKPGEVYDAVRAALEIGYRHLDCAAVYGNETEVGQAIKDAIAAGDITRDELWVTSKLWNNAHLKDDVAPALEQTLSDLQLDYLDLYLIHWPIAFKPGVGFPRSADDWLTLEEAPLSETWEAMLAAKQAGKSRAVGVSNMGPERLSALGTVGELPEVNQVESHPHLQQGELLNFCNEHNIVLTAYSPLGSTDRENRKDDEPPLLNHPTIETIASEVGASTAQVLIAWAIARGTVVIPKSVNRQRIQQNFDALKVELTDEHMKTIASLDKGYRYLDGKFFASNGSPYTPEGIYR is encoded by the coding sequence ATGACCACCTACCCCACCCTCAAACTTCGCAGCGGCCTCTCCTTCCCGGCCTTTGGCCTGGGCACCTGGAAGAGCAAGCCCGGCGAGGTGTATGACGCGGTGCGCGCCGCCCTTGAAATTGGCTACCGGCATCTGGACTGCGCCGCCGTTTACGGCAACGAAACCGAAGTGGGCCAGGCCATCAAAGACGCCATCGCCGCCGGCGACATCACCCGCGACGAGCTCTGGGTCACCTCCAAACTCTGGAACAACGCCCACCTCAAAGACGACGTCGCCCCGGCGCTCGAGCAGACCTTAAGCGATCTTCAGCTCGACTACCTGGACCTCTACCTCATCCACTGGCCCATCGCGTTTAAGCCCGGCGTGGGCTTCCCCCGCTCGGCCGACGACTGGCTCACCCTCGAAGAGGCCCCCCTCTCCGAGACCTGGGAGGCGATGCTGGCCGCCAAACAAGCCGGCAAGTCCCGCGCCGTCGGCGTCTCCAACATGGGTCCGGAGCGCCTCAGCGCCCTTGGCACGGTTGGCGAGCTTCCCGAGGTCAACCAGGTCGAGTCGCACCCGCACCTGCAGCAGGGCGAGCTTCTGAACTTCTGCAACGAGCACAACATCGTGCTCACGGCGTACTCTCCCCTGGGCTCCACCGACCGCGAGAACCGCAAAGACGATGAGCCGCCGCTTCTCAATCACCCCACCATCGAGACCATCGCCAGCGAGGTCGGCGCCTCCACCGCGCAGGTGCTCATCGCCTGGGCCATCGCCCGCGGCACCGTGGTGATCCCCAAGTCGGTCAACCGCCAGCGCATCCAGCAGAACTTCGACGCGCTCAAGGTTGAGCTTACCGACGAGCATATGAAGACCATCGCCTCGCTCGACAAGGGCTACCGCTACCTCGATGGCAAGTTCTTCGCCTCCAACGGTTCGCCCTACACCCCCGAGGGCATCTACCGCTGA
- a CDS encoding ADP-ribosylglycohydrolase family protein, with product MMTFDRFYGALVGLAVGDALGTTVEFSAPGSFEPLSDIVGGGPFGLEAGQWTDDTSMALCLAKSLVASGGFDARDQVERYVRWYREGYWSCTGRCFDIGGTTATALRAFERGGDPLGGPTDPFSAGNGSIMRLAPVAMFYADDPAEALERSAESSRTTHGAREAVDACRYFGGLIVGALRGVSKEALLSERYGPARAFKRGELAEKIEEVARGSFKERQPPEIKGSGYVIKSLEAALWAFYTTSDFRTGALAAVNLGDDADTTGAVYGQIAGAYYGAEAIPEAWRQKIAMGAEIKGLAEALFGHATGA from the coding sequence ATGATGACCTTTGATCGGTTTTATGGAGCGTTGGTGGGGTTGGCGGTGGGTGATGCGCTTGGAACGACGGTGGAGTTTAGCGCTCCGGGGAGTTTTGAGCCTTTGAGCGACATCGTGGGAGGGGGGCCTTTCGGGTTGGAGGCGGGGCAGTGGACGGACGATACGTCGATGGCGCTGTGTCTGGCGAAGAGTCTTGTGGCGAGTGGGGGCTTTGACGCGCGCGACCAGGTGGAGCGTTATGTGCGGTGGTATCGGGAGGGGTACTGGAGTTGTACGGGGCGGTGTTTTGATATTGGCGGAACGACGGCCACGGCGTTGCGGGCGTTTGAGCGGGGTGGTGATCCGCTGGGGGGGCCGACCGACCCTTTTAGCGCGGGCAATGGTTCGATCATGAGGCTTGCGCCGGTGGCGATGTTTTATGCGGACGATCCGGCGGAGGCTTTGGAGCGGAGCGCGGAGAGTTCGCGCACGACGCACGGTGCGCGCGAAGCGGTGGATGCCTGCCGATATTTTGGGGGGCTGATTGTCGGGGCGTTGCGGGGTGTCTCGAAAGAGGCGTTGCTTTCGGAGCGCTATGGTCCGGCGCGAGCTTTCAAGCGAGGGGAGTTGGCGGAGAAGATCGAGGAGGTGGCACGGGGGTCGTTTAAGGAGCGTCAGCCGCCGGAGATCAAGGGTTCGGGGTATGTGATCAAGTCGCTGGAGGCGGCGCTCTGGGCCTTTTATACGACCTCGGATTTCCGAACGGGCGCGCTTGCTGCGGTGAATCTGGGAGATGATGCGGATACGACCGGGGCGGTCTACGGGCAGATTGCGGGGGCGTATTACGGGGCGGAGGCGATTCCGGAGGCGTGGCGTCAGAAGATCGCGATGGGGGCGGAGATTAAGGGGTTGGCCGAGGCGCTTTTCGGGCATGCGACGGGTGCTTGA
- a CDS encoding ATP-grasp domain-containing protein, whose amino-acid sequence MSTLPTVHILFENPDWLPPLRDALQKQGFEYNEIPVHHGIIDGPPAPGIYLNRMSPSSHTRGHLTSVALTREILAHLEAHGARVVNGLAAFELEMSKLRQHLTLQRFGIRTPRTALAVGTEHLVTLAASFEGPFITKHNRGGKGLGIERFENADELQDRLAQGDFDLGPDHQVLIQQYIQAPEPFITRVEIVGQRMIFAMRSATDDGFQLCPSDVCQVELQREKAQAAAIADNCPIDGGAKFSQSPLQADDPLVLRYLAMCAASGIELAGIEFVEDAEGKRYTYDINGTTNYNQTLGHQMGIHGMDELASYLRHVVAHQI is encoded by the coding sequence ATGAGCACGCTTCCCACCGTCCACATCCTCTTTGAAAACCCCGACTGGCTCCCGCCCCTGCGCGACGCCCTCCAGAAACAGGGCTTTGAGTACAACGAGATCCCCGTCCACCACGGCATCATCGACGGCCCCCCCGCCCCGGGCATCTACCTCAACCGCATGAGCCCCTCCTCCCACACCCGCGGCCACCTCACCTCCGTGGCCCTGACCCGGGAGATCCTTGCCCACCTCGAAGCCCACGGCGCCCGCGTCGTCAACGGCCTGGCCGCCTTCGAGCTCGAGATGAGCAAGCTGCGCCAGCACCTCACCCTGCAGCGCTTCGGCATCCGCACCCCACGCACCGCCCTGGCCGTGGGCACCGAACACCTCGTCACACTCGCCGCATCCTTTGAAGGCCCCTTCATCACCAAACACAACCGCGGCGGCAAAGGCCTGGGCATCGAGCGCTTCGAGAACGCCGACGAGCTCCAGGACCGCCTGGCGCAAGGCGACTTCGACCTCGGCCCCGACCACCAGGTCCTCATCCAGCAGTACATCCAGGCCCCTGAACCCTTCATCACCCGCGTCGAGATCGTCGGCCAGCGCATGATCTTCGCCATGCGCTCCGCCACCGACGACGGCTTCCAACTCTGCCCCTCCGACGTCTGCCAGGTTGAGCTCCAGCGCGAGAAAGCACAGGCCGCTGCCATCGCCGACAACTGCCCCATCGACGGCGGCGCCAAATTCTCCCAGTCCCCTCTTCAAGCCGACGATCCCCTCGTGCTGCGCTACCTCGCCATGTGCGCCGCCAGCGGCATCGAGCTGGCCGGCATCGAGTTCGTCGAAGACGCCGAGGGCAAGCGCTACACCTACGACATCAACGGCACCACCAACTACAACCAGACCCTCGGCCACCAGATGGGCATCCACGGCATGGACGAGCTCGCCAGCTACCTCCGCCACGTCGTCGCCCACCAAATCTGA